Proteins from a single region of Pseudomonas quebecensis:
- a CDS encoding phosphate ABC transporter substrate-binding protein PstS, which yields MKLKRLMAAMTFVAAGVATANAVAAGVDPAIPAYVKTTGVSGNLSSVGSDTLANLMTLWAEGYKKEYPNVNIQIQAAGSATAPPALTEGTSNLGPMSRKMKDTELAAFEQKYGYKPTAIPVAVDALAVFVHKDNPIQHLTMEQVDAIFSSTRLCGGKADVKTWGDLGVTGDLANKPVQLFGRNSVSGTYGYFKEEALCKGDYKPNVNEQPGSASVVQSISSSLNGIGYSGIGYKTASVKTVALAKKGSTDFIEDSEENALNGKYPLSRFLYVYVNKAPNKPLAPLEAEFVKLVLSKQGQEVVVKDGYIPLPAKVAAKALADLGLQEGGK from the coding sequence ATGAAACTGAAACGTTTGATGGCGGCAATGACGTTTGTCGCTGCTGGCGTTGCGACCGCCAACGCGGTGGCCGCTGGTGTTGACCCGGCGATTCCGGCGTATGTGAAGACCACGGGTGTGTCGGGCAACTTGTCCAGCGTCGGTTCCGACACCCTGGCCAACCTGATGACCCTGTGGGCTGAGGGTTACAAAAAGGAATACCCGAACGTCAACATCCAGATTCAAGCTGCCGGTTCCGCCACTGCGCCACCTGCGCTGACTGAAGGCACCTCCAACCTGGGCCCGATGAGCCGCAAGATGAAGGACACCGAACTGGCGGCCTTCGAGCAGAAGTACGGCTACAAGCCAACCGCTATCCCGGTGGCCGTGGACGCCCTGGCGGTGTTCGTGCACAAGGACAACCCGATCCAGCACCTGACCATGGAGCAGGTCGACGCGATCTTCTCCTCGACCCGCCTGTGCGGTGGCAAAGCTGACGTGAAAACCTGGGGCGACCTGGGCGTGACCGGTGACCTGGCCAACAAGCCGGTGCAACTGTTCGGTCGTAACTCGGTATCCGGTACCTACGGCTACTTCAAGGAAGAAGCCCTGTGCAAAGGCGACTACAAGCCTAACGTGAACGAGCAACCAGGCTCGGCGTCGGTCGTGCAGTCGATCAGTTCCTCGCTCAACGGCATCGGCTACTCGGGCATCGGCTACAAGACTGCCAGCGTGAAGACCGTGGCCCTGGCCAAAAAAGGCAGCACCGACTTCATCGAAGACAGTGAAGAAAACGCCCTGAACGGCAAATATCCGCTGTCGCGCTTCCTCTACGTCTACGTCAACAAAGCCCCGAACAAGCCGCTGGCTCCGCTGGAAGCTGAGTTCGTGAAGCTGGTTCTGTCGAAACAGGGCCAGGAAGTTGTGGTGAAAGACGGCTACATCCCACTGCCAGCCAAAGTTGCCGCCAAGGCACTGGCTGACCTGGGTCTGCAGGAAGGCGGCAAGTAA
- a CDS encoding ABC transporter permease subunit, with translation MQDAGKPLLISLEEQNQVAMRVSDKGQALFFEVDTGAELKRVDLPLPVGASVASIGEDQPGSPLVILGLSNGQAMVFRHTYKVSYPDGKKTITPAIEYPYGETPIVLDDAGRPLEHVALNATDSSLVAAGSAGSHLNVLTLSREENMMTGEVTSEQKRIELPQMTEPVKAIFIDPRQQWLYVINGRALADVFSLRDKSLNGRYKLLEDGNAEITASTQLVGGISLIVGNSKGGLAQWFMARDPDGEQRLKQIRTFQMGTAPIVEITAEERRKGFTALDAAGKFGVFHSTAHRTLLVDPVVDGQGVFGLSPRANRVIVEAGGKLQPLVLDNPHPEVSWSALWSKVWYENYDEPKYVWQSTAANTDFEPKMSLAPLTFGTLKAAFYAMLLAAPLAVAAAIYTAYFMAPSLRRKVKPVIELMEAMPTVILGFFAGLFLAPYVEGHLPGIFSLLMLLPIGILVAGFIFSRLPESLRLRVPDGWESAILIPVILFVGWLSLYMSPYLETWFFGGDMRMWISHDLGITYDQRNALVVGLAMGFAVIPNIYSIAEDAVFSVPRGLTLGSLALGATPWQTMTRVVILTASPGIFSALMIGMGRAVGETMIVLMATGNTPVMEMNLFEGLRTLAANVAVEMPESEVGGSHYRVLFLSALVLLLFTFIMNTLAELIRQRLRKKYSSL, from the coding sequence ATGCAAGACGCCGGCAAGCCGTTGCTGATCTCCCTGGAAGAACAGAACCAGGTCGCCATGCGGGTTTCCGACAAAGGCCAGGCACTGTTCTTTGAAGTGGACACGGGTGCCGAGCTCAAGCGCGTCGACCTGCCATTGCCGGTCGGCGCAAGCGTAGCGTCCATTGGTGAAGACCAGCCGGGCAGCCCGCTGGTGATTCTCGGTTTGTCCAATGGCCAGGCCATGGTGTTCCGCCACACCTATAAGGTTTCCTACCCGGACGGCAAGAAGACCATCACTCCCGCCATCGAATACCCCTACGGTGAAACGCCGATCGTACTGGACGATGCCGGTCGCCCGCTGGAGCACGTAGCGCTCAACGCCACCGATTCCTCGCTGGTAGCCGCAGGCTCGGCCGGTTCGCACCTGAACGTGCTGACCCTGAGCCGCGAAGAAAACATGATGACCGGTGAAGTCACCAGCGAGCAGAAGCGTATCGAGCTGCCGCAGATGACCGAGCCGGTGAAGGCGATCTTCATCGACCCGCGCCAGCAATGGCTATACGTGATCAACGGCCGCGCCCTGGCCGACGTATTCAGCCTGCGCGACAAGAGTCTCAACGGTCGATACAAATTGTTGGAAGATGGCAACGCTGAAATTACCGCCAGTACGCAACTGGTGGGCGGCATTTCGCTGATCGTCGGTAACTCCAAGGGCGGCCTGGCCCAGTGGTTCATGGCCCGCGACCCGGACGGCGAACAGCGCCTCAAGCAGATCCGCACCTTCCAGATGGGCACCGCGCCGATTGTGGAAATTACCGCCGAGGAACGTCGCAAAGGCTTCACCGCCCTGGATGCCGCCGGCAAGTTCGGTGTGTTCCACAGCACCGCGCACCGCACCCTGCTGGTGGACCCGGTGGTCGACGGCCAGGGCGTGTTCGGCCTGTCGCCACGAGCCAACCGCGTCATCGTGGAAGCTGGCGGCAAACTGCAGCCGTTGGTGCTGGACAACCCGCACCCGGAAGTCTCCTGGAGCGCGCTGTGGAGCAAGGTTTGGTACGAGAACTACGACGAGCCTAAATACGTCTGGCAATCAACCGCCGCCAACACCGACTTCGAACCCAAGATGAGCCTGGCGCCGCTGACATTCGGCACGCTCAAAGCTGCGTTCTACGCCATGCTGCTGGCCGCACCGCTGGCCGTTGCCGCCGCGATCTACACCGCATACTTCATGGCCCCGAGCCTGCGCCGCAAGGTCAAGCCGGTGATCGAGCTGATGGAAGCGATGCCGACGGTGATCCTGGGCTTCTTCGCCGGGCTGTTCCTGGCGCCGTATGTCGAGGGGCATCTACCGGGGATTTTCAGCCTGCTGATGCTGTTGCCGATTGGCATCCTGGTGGCCGGTTTTATCTTCAGCCGCCTGCCTGAATCCCTGCGCCTGCGTGTGCCCGATGGCTGGGAAAGCGCGATCCTGATCCCGGTGATCCTGTTCGTGGGCTGGCTGTCGCTGTACATGAGCCCGTACCTGGAAACCTGGTTCTTCGGCGGCGACATGCGCATGTGGATCTCCCACGACCTGGGCATCACCTACGACCAGCGCAATGCTCTGGTGGTGGGCCTGGCCATGGGTTTTGCGGTAATCCCGAACATCTATTCCATTGCCGAAGACGCCGTGTTCAGTGTGCCGCGCGGCCTGACCCTGGGCTCCCTGGCCCTGGGCGCCACGCCGTGGCAGACCATGACCCGCGTGGTGATCCTGACCGCCAGCCCGGGCATCTTCTCGGCGCTGATGATCGGCATGGGCCGCGCCGTGGGCGAGACCATGATCGTGCTGATGGCCACCGGCAACACCCCGGTGATGGAGATGAACCTGTTCGAAGGCCTGCGCACCCTGGCGGCTAACGTTGCGGTGGAAATGCCCGAGTCGGAAGTGGGCGGCAGTCACTACCGCGTGCTGTTCCTCTCGGCGCTGGTGCTGCTGCTGTTCACCTTCATCATGAACACCCTCGCCGAGCTGATTCGTCAGCGTCTGCGCAAGAAATACTCGTCGCTTTAA
- the pstA gene encoding phosphate ABC transporter permease PstA, with product MKQNSLNGWFKSGAPGVWISGGAVSIAVIMTIGLLAVIAVRGLGHFWPADLIQANYNVPGQANHIVIGEVVQKEEVPRERLKSAGLPVPDEGPEFMTRELIKVGNRDLNGNDFTWIVGEWLQDQTKPKELMTIERREWGNFYGTLVNVKQDGKVIAEGEAAWPELQARVERVNKLAAQLKSLEKTDIGAINAGLERIRLHGRKLELEGKLDAAAQADMDADRAELNALYQDIEARLADLHAQFNRDALTARDGNGKEVEIGIGKVVHAYQPNAMGTMTKIGFYFSKVWEFLSDDPREANTEGGIFPAIFGTVMMTLIMAMIVTPFGVLAAVYLREYAKQNTLTRIIRIAVNNLAGVPAIVYGVFGLGFFVYVLGGSVDRLFFAEALPAPTFGTPGLLWASLTLALLAVPVVIVATEEGLARIPRTVREGSLALGATKAETLWKIVLPMASPAMMTGMILAVARAAGEVAPLMLVGVVKLAPSLPLDGNYPYLHLDQKIMHLGFHIYDVGFQSPNVEAARPLVYATALLLVLVIATLNLSAVWIRNHLREKYKALDS from the coding sequence GTGAAACAGAACTCCCTGAATGGATGGTTCAAGAGCGGCGCCCCCGGCGTCTGGATCAGCGGTGGCGCGGTATCCATCGCGGTCATCATGACTATTGGCCTGCTGGCTGTGATCGCGGTGCGTGGTCTGGGCCACTTCTGGCCGGCCGACCTGATCCAGGCCAATTACAACGTGCCGGGCCAGGCCAACCACATCGTTATCGGCGAAGTGGTGCAGAAAGAAGAAGTGCCGCGCGAACGGCTTAAAAGCGCAGGCCTGCCGGTGCCCGACGAGGGCCCGGAGTTCATGACCCGCGAGCTGATCAAGGTCGGTAACAGGGACTTGAACGGCAACGACTTCACCTGGATCGTCGGCGAGTGGTTGCAGGACCAGACCAAGCCGAAAGAGCTGATGACGATCGAGCGTCGTGAGTGGGGCAACTTCTACGGCACCCTGGTCAACGTCAAGCAGGACGGCAAGGTCATCGCTGAAGGCGAGGCCGCGTGGCCGGAGCTGCAGGCGCGGGTCGAGCGCGTCAACAAGCTGGCCGCTCAGCTCAAGAGCCTGGAAAAAACCGATATCGGCGCGATCAACGCCGGCCTGGAACGCATCCGCCTGCACGGCCGCAAGCTGGAGCTGGAAGGCAAGCTCGACGCCGCCGCCCAGGCCGATATGGACGCCGACCGCGCCGAGCTGAATGCACTCTACCAGGACATCGAAGCACGCCTGGCCGACCTGCACGCGCAATTCAATCGTGATGCGCTGACGGCCCGTGACGGCAATGGCAAGGAAGTGGAAATCGGCATCGGCAAAGTGGTGCACGCTTACCAGCCCAACGCCATGGGCACCATGACCAAGATCGGCTTCTACTTCAGCAAAGTCTGGGAATTTCTCAGCGATGACCCGCGAGAAGCCAACACCGAAGGCGGGATCTTCCCGGCTATTTTCGGCACCGTAATGATGACCCTGATCATGGCGATGATCGTCACCCCGTTCGGTGTGCTGGCGGCGGTGTACCTGCGCGAATACGCCAAGCAGAACACCCTGACCCGCATCATCCGCATCGCCGTGAACAACCTGGCGGGTGTACCGGCCATCGTCTACGGCGTGTTCGGCCTGGGTTTCTTCGTGTATGTATTGGGGGGCTCGGTCGACCGCTTGTTCTTCGCCGAAGCACTGCCGGCGCCGACCTTCGGTACACCGGGCCTGCTGTGGGCCTCGCTGACCCTGGCGCTGCTGGCGGTACCGGTGGTGATCGTGGCCACCGAAGAAGGCCTGGCTCGGATCCCGCGCACCGTGCGTGAAGGTTCGCTGGCGCTGGGCGCGACCAAGGCGGAGACGCTGTGGAAGATCGTACTGCCGATGGCCAGCCCGGCCATGATGACCGGCATGATCCTCGCCGTGGCCCGCGCCGCCGGTGAAGTGGCGCCACTGATGCTGGTAGGCGTGGTGAAACTGGCGCCGTCGCTGCCGCTGGACGGCAACTACCCGTACTTGCACCTGGACCAGAAGATCATGCACCTGGGTTTCCATATTTATGACGTCGGCTTCCAGAGCCCCAACGTCGAAGCCGCGCGACCGCTGGTGTACGCCACCGCGCTGTTGCTGGTGCTGGTGATCGCCACGCTCAACCTGTCGGCGGTGTGGATTCGTAACCACCTGCGCGAGAAGTACAAGGCGTTGGACAGCTGA